Proteins from one Mucilaginibacter jinjuensis genomic window:
- a CDS encoding outer membrane beta-barrel family protein, which produces MKYCCILIISVLFSLTVFGQSKGIISGKIIDADTKQPVDYATISVYKSGSTSPFNGASSDAKGGFKISNIPDGTYRVTVDFLGYQRQTIDNVTVANGANKSIGTIILSPAQTTLKDVNIVAKAPVVENKIDKMVYNTANDLTAQGGVAIDVLKKVPQVSVDIDGNVELQGNSNIRFLINGKPSSIFGSSLADALQSIPASQIKSIEVITSPGAKYDATGTGGIINIVLKDSKVQGINGTVNLSAGTRLENGSFNLNARKGNFGAGVFFSGNEQLSSTTHTRTTRQSYNDSRDSLTNLLQNGDGKFKRGGYQSGVNFQWDLSKHDNLTGSVGFNHFSNTNTSITNQDQQILGLPSNNLLSDISSIRNSASRFNAHSTDWSLDYKHTFKKEGQELEILYNSSYGKNTSYYSQEQDYLTGGYPSSGSMSNNPGRDHETNISIDYTQPFSKAFTLETGAKAVLEDLNNSVATDTLFNDGSYVPNANQTYSFNYDRKIYAGYVSGSFQLFNDFLEGKAGLRYERTVTNADFPGTQIPGYNTFAPSFTVLHKFGKNQSQSIKFSYSYRIERPDYGDLNPFYNISDPHNISTGNPNLKPEIGHNYELGYSKSFDSGSNISASAFYRHNTDDIQSLTTFYSVLDIGGTEYSNVALSQRYNIGSQTGVGLNLYGSVPVGKLSLRSNIQLGSRSNSTPGLATVTGFAYRANLNASYQFPHNLVGEVFGNYNSSQKGIQGERPAFGFYNIAFRKQFMEKKLSLGLTMANPFNQYVKQTTTTNGANFNQSSLREVPYRSFGISLNYKFGKLEFKKNKEDNGDQSVPQDQGGK; this is translated from the coding sequence ATGAAGTATTGCTGTATCTTAATCATATCCGTTTTATTTAGTTTAACAGTTTTTGGCCAGTCAAAAGGCATTATATCAGGTAAAATTATCGATGCTGATACCAAACAGCCGGTTGATTATGCTACCATCAGTGTTTACAAATCCGGGTCTACCAGTCCGTTTAATGGCGCAAGTTCTGATGCGAAGGGCGGTTTTAAAATTAGCAATATCCCGGATGGTACTTACCGTGTTACGGTTGATTTTCTGGGTTATCAACGCCAAACGATTGATAATGTTACGGTGGCGAATGGCGCTAATAAATCCATCGGCACTATAATATTAAGCCCGGCGCAAACTACATTAAAGGATGTAAATATTGTAGCCAAAGCCCCTGTTGTAGAAAATAAGATAGATAAAATGGTGTACAATACCGCCAATGATTTAACAGCACAAGGTGGTGTGGCTATTGATGTATTGAAAAAGGTACCGCAGGTAAGTGTTGATATTGATGGTAATGTGGAGTTGCAGGGAAATTCAAACATCCGTTTCCTGATCAATGGGAAGCCATCAAGTATTTTTGGCTCGAGTTTGGCCGATGCACTGCAATCAATCCCAGCCAGCCAGATTAAAAGTATTGAAGTAATTACCAGCCCCGGTGCTAAATATGATGCTACGGGTACAGGTGGTATTATTAATATAGTTTTGAAGGATAGCAAGGTACAGGGCATTAATGGTACGGTTAATTTATCTGCTGGTACCCGTTTAGAGAACGGTTCATTTAATTTGAATGCACGCAAAGGCAATTTTGGCGCAGGTGTGTTTTTTAGCGGAAATGAACAGTTGAGTTCAACCACCCATACAAGAACCACCAGGCAATCTTATAATGATTCGCGCGATAGTTTAACTAACCTGCTACAAAACGGGGACGGTAAATTTAAGCGTGGGGGATACCAGTCGGGCGTTAATTTTCAGTGGGATCTTAGTAAGCATGATAACCTTACCGGTTCAGTAGGGTTTAATCATTTTAGCAATACCAATACCAGTATCACTAACCAGGATCAGCAAATCCTGGGCTTGCCGTCTAATAACCTACTGTCAGATATTTCAAGTATCCGCAATTCTGCAAGTCGTTTCAACGCCCACTCAACCGACTGGAGTTTAGATTATAAGCATACCTTTAAAAAGGAAGGACAGGAGCTGGAGATCTTATATAATTCGAGCTATGGTAAAAACACATCTTACTATTCGCAGGAGCAGGATTATTTAACAGGCGGTTATCCATCATCGGGATCGATGAGTAATAACCCCGGCCGCGATCATGAAACCAATATTTCTATTGATTATACTCAGCCGTTCAGCAAGGCATTTACCTTAGAAACAGGTGCCAAAGCAGTTTTAGAGGACCTGAACAACAGTGTAGCTACCGATACTTTATTTAACGATGGTAGTTACGTGCCGAATGCTAATCAGACATATAGCTTTAACTATGACAGAAAGATATATGCAGGTTATGTATCGGGTTCATTTCAACTATTTAATGATTTTCTGGAAGGTAAGGCAGGCTTGCGTTATGAGCGCACAGTTACCAATGCTGATTTTCCCGGAACACAAATTCCTGGTTATAATACTTTCGCACCGTCGTTTACGGTGTTGCACAAGTTTGGAAAAAACCAGTCGCAATCTATCAAGTTCTCTTATTCATACCGTATCGAGCGCCCCGATTACGGCGACCTGAACCCATTCTATAACATCAGCGACCCGCACAACATCAGCACAGGTAACCCTAATCTGAAACCGGAAATTGGCCATAATTATGAGCTTGGCTACAGTAAATCGTTTGATAGCGGCAGCAATATATCGGCTTCAGCTTTTTACAGGCACAATACCGATGATATACAATCATTAACTACTTTTTATTCGGTACTGGATATTGGCGGAACGGAATACAGCAACGTTGCCTTAAGCCAGCGCTATAATATAGGTTCACAAACAGGGGTGGGGTTGAATTTATATGGCTCTGTGCCTGTGGGTAAATTGAGCCTGCGGTCTAATATTCAATTAGGATCACGCAGCAACAGTACGCCAGGTTTGGCAACGGTTACGGGCTTTGCTTATCGTGCTAACCTGAATGCGAGCTACCAGTTTCCACATAACTTGGTGGGCGAAGTATTTGGTAACTATAACTCGAGCCAGAAAGGTATCCAGGGTGAGCGCCCGGCATTTGGGTTTTATAACATCGCGTTCCGCAAACAGTTTATGGAAAAAAAGCTGAGCCTGGGGTTAACTATGGCTAATCCGTTTAACCAATACGTTAAGCAAACAACCACTACCAATGGAGCCAACTTTAACCAGTCGAGTTTAAGGGAAGTGCCGTACCGTTCATTCGGTATCAGCCTTAATTATAAATTCGGTAAACTGGAGTTTAAAAAGAATAAAGAAGACAACGGCGATCAATCTGTTCCGCAAGATCAGGGTGGTAAATAA
- a CDS encoding DUF5995 family protein encodes MTETTIDDIIQSLQNIIAKCAAANSRLGYFATLYLKVTQSVKDGIASGQFQDGQRMEKLDVVFASRYLDAYQKWTSHQPTTTSWAIAFEQAEKSSVLVLQHLLLGMNAHINLDLGIAAVEVCEGQPLANLSQDFDAINTIIAALTNQVLFELGQVSPLLSLLGLHASNANSALIQFSIGNARDGAWCFAESLIAQKPEDYAAFIATRDKTIHNLGNSIVDTSGFMRLTVWLIHLFEWKKPSRIIKALNEYQKKKIVVAK; translated from the coding sequence ATGACCGAAACCACAATTGATGATATTATCCAGTCGCTGCAAAACATTATTGCAAAATGTGCAGCTGCTAACAGCCGTTTAGGTTACTTCGCTACCCTGTATTTAAAGGTAACGCAAAGCGTTAAAGACGGCATTGCGTCCGGCCAGTTCCAGGACGGGCAGAGGATGGAAAAACTGGATGTAGTATTTGCCAGCCGGTATCTCGACGCATACCAAAAGTGGACCAGCCACCAACCCACCACAACCTCATGGGCTATTGCATTTGAGCAGGCCGAAAAATCATCTGTGCTGGTATTACAACATTTACTTTTAGGGATGAATGCCCACATCAACCTAGATCTGGGCATTGCCGCGGTTGAAGTTTGCGAGGGCCAGCCCCTGGCAAACTTATCGCAGGATTTTGATGCTATTAATACCATCATCGCTGCACTAACCAACCAGGTGTTATTTGAATTAGGACAGGTTTCGCCTTTGCTTTCCTTATTGGGGCTGCATGCCTCAAACGCTAATTCTGCATTGATACAATTTAGCATTGGCAATGCCCGTGATGGCGCCTGGTGTTTTGCAGAAAGCCTGATTGCTCAAAAGCCCGAAGATTATGCAGCCTTTATCGCCACGAGAGATAAAACCATCCACAACCTTGGCAATAGCATAGTTGATACAAGTGGCTTTATGCGCTTAACTGTATGGCTCATCCATTTATTTGAGTGGAAAAAACCATCAAGGATTATCAAAGCGCTCAACGAATATCAGAAAAAGAAGATTGTTGTAGCTAAATGA
- a CDS encoding DUF4255 domain-containing protein has protein sequence MIYETMKFLSDEINAYLSGKLGVNTDPRLILGNVSKALDNDTTGPNSLNGKAVLTLVNVEEDRIAKQQENYFKNNTSVVYKNPPIYINLYLLISINKAEYADALKWLAYIIQFFQYQNVFTPLSHPDLDPRIIKLITDLYTLNFEQINHLWSTLGGKYLPSVMYKVRQITLDEDAVVAGGGLITEINVNSLNQQAVS, from the coding sequence ATGATCTACGAGACAATGAAGTTTCTGTCGGATGAGATTAATGCTTATCTGTCTGGTAAACTTGGCGTTAATACCGACCCAAGGCTAATTTTGGGCAATGTTTCCAAAGCATTGGACAATGATACCACAGGCCCTAACAGCCTTAACGGTAAGGCTGTATTAACGCTTGTTAATGTAGAGGAAGACCGTATTGCCAAGCAGCAGGAAAACTATTTTAAAAATAATACTTCTGTAGTTTATAAAAACCCGCCGATATATATTAATTTATATTTATTAATATCTATTAATAAAGCCGAATATGCCGATGCCTTAAAATGGCTGGCTTATATTATCCAATTTTTTCAATATCAAAATGTATTTACGCCGCTTAGTCACCCCGATTTAGATCCCCGTATCATTAAGTTGATAACAGATCTGTATACGCTCAATTTTGAGCAGATCAATCATCTGTGGAGTACACTTGGTGGCAAATATCTGCCTTCAGTAATGTATAAGGTAAGGCAAATTACGCTCGACGAAGATGCTGTAGTTGCAGGCGGCGGCCTCATCACCGAAATCAATGTTAACAGTTTAAACCAACAGGCCGTATCATGA
- a CDS encoding Crp/Fnr family transcriptional regulator: MDKKKLEFDINNCYLSQNCVKEWLPAIAFNRKDFKVKKGELIFKEGDEVKGIYFVNTGVVKVHKRWDDDKDLIIRFAKSGSILGHRGLGGDNEPYPVSATALENCIISFFDMDFFENTIKVNSGFTYKLLMFFAEELRESERKMRNLAHMPVKGRIAEALLLLDKQFGHDYNGVINIELSRQDLASFAGTTYETVFRVMNDLMGERLVSVTGKSIIITNYKGLSKLTQEAETKYFPISLAG; this comes from the coding sequence ATGGACAAGAAAAAGCTCGAATTCGATATAAATAATTGCTACTTATCTCAAAATTGTGTTAAAGAATGGTTACCTGCTATTGCTTTTAATCGAAAAGATTTCAAAGTAAAGAAAGGCGAGCTCATTTTTAAGGAAGGCGACGAGGTTAAGGGCATTTATTTTGTTAATACCGGCGTGGTTAAAGTCCATAAAAGATGGGATGATGATAAAGACCTGATTATAAGGTTCGCCAAAAGCGGATCTATTCTGGGACACCGTGGCTTGGGCGGCGATAATGAACCCTATCCGGTTTCGGCAACAGCTTTAGAGAACTGCATTATCAGTTTTTTTGATATGGATTTCTTCGAAAATACTATCAAAGTAAACAGCGGTTTTACCTATAAGCTGCTTATGTTTTTTGCAGAGGAATTAAGGGAATCTGAAAGAAAGATGCGTAACCTGGCACACATGCCTGTTAAGGGCCGTATTGCAGAAGCATTATTATTGTTAGATAAACAATTCGGCCATGATTATAATGGCGTTATCAATATAGAACTAAGCCGTCAGGATTTGGCTTCATTTGCCGGCACTACTTACGAAACTGTTTTTAGGGTAATGAATGACCTGATGGGCGAGCGCTTGGTTAGCGTAACAGGCAAAAGTATCATCATCACCAATTACAAAGGCTTATCAAAACTTACCCAGGAGGCAGAGACCAAATATTTCCCAATCAGCCTGGCCGGATAA
- the xth gene encoding exodeoxyribonuclease III, which produces MKIATYNVNGVNGRLPVLLRWLEETQPDVVCLQELKAPQEKFPEQAILDAGYNAIWHGQKSWNGVAILSRNLPIQELKRGLPGDPEDEHSRYIEALVNGVVIGCLYLPNGNPAPGPKFDYKLSWFERLITHASGLLAKDIPVILTGDYNVIPTEIDVYKPERWLEDALFRPETRIAFKTLVDQGWTDAIRKLHPHEKVYTFYDYFRNAYGRDAGLRIDHFLLSPKIDKRLIAAGVDRNVRGWEKTSDHCPVWIELTDE; this is translated from the coding sequence ATGAAAATAGCTACCTATAATGTTAACGGCGTAAACGGACGCCTGCCTGTATTACTCCGCTGGCTCGAAGAAACCCAACCCGATGTTGTTTGCCTGCAGGAATTAAAAGCCCCGCAAGAAAAATTCCCTGAACAAGCCATACTGGATGCTGGATACAATGCGATATGGCACGGACAAAAAAGCTGGAACGGCGTAGCGATATTATCACGCAACCTACCCATACAGGAATTAAAACGAGGCCTGCCCGGCGACCCCGAGGATGAGCATAGCCGTTATATAGAAGCATTAGTTAATGGTGTTGTTATTGGCTGTTTATATCTACCTAATGGCAATCCTGCTCCCGGCCCCAAGTTTGATTATAAATTAAGCTGGTTCGAGCGCCTGATAACCCATGCCAGCGGTTTATTGGCCAAAGATATCCCCGTAATATTAACCGGCGATTACAATGTAATACCTACCGAGATTGATGTTTACAAACCAGAGCGCTGGCTGGAAGATGCCCTGTTCAGACCTGAAACACGGATAGCTTTTAAAACACTGGTTGACCAGGGATGGACGGATGCCATCCGCAAGCTGCACCCCCACGAGAAGGTTTATACCTTTTATGATTATTTCCGCAATGCTTATGGCCGCGATGCAGGTTTACGGATCGATCACTTTTTATTAAGCCCCAAAATTGACAAACGTCTTATCGCCGCAGGTGTTGACCGCAACGTGCGCGGATGGGAAAAAACAAGCGACCATTGCCCGGTATGGATAGAACTAACTGATGAGTAA
- a CDS encoding FAD/NAD(P)-binding protein, with protein MKNKKRIAILGGGPSGLFMFKRLLEAKSSDLSITIFEKKNNLGAGMPYSTDGANDEHVTNVSGNEIPDLVTPLADWIKTIPKDTLDKYHIDVDRFNEYKVLPRLLFGQYLKAQFDLLLKQAKEAGVDFEVHYNSHVTDIIDYPEQELVLVEINQEQKFEFDHVIICSGHSWPVKNEGKSPNYFDSPYPPAKLRLKLNHPVAITGSSLTAIDAIKTLARYNGTFDKDKDGKLFYRLADDSPGFRLVMHSREGMLPAVRFHLKDSHLSNKPLAGKEEIKTHIAANDGFLALDYIFKKDFIEPIRVEDPGFYERVKNMQLEDFVAFIMNFREDKDPFQLLKAEYAEAEKSIKKRESIYWKEMLGTLSFALNYPAKHLSAEDMQRLQKTLMPLISIVIAYTPQSSAEELIALHNAGVLSLVEVGYDNRVEAEPHGGATYYYTDPQGKQQSVYFNTYVNCIGQPHLTYDEFPFKSLRDKHTITPARLKFRSAEAGRKALIDGKDVTQDQRGDYYLKVPGVAINDSFEVVDAYGALNERIYIMAVSYIGGYNPDYSGLDFCQQASSIIIKSLLPDL; from the coding sequence TTGAAAAACAAAAAACGGATCGCCATTCTTGGCGGTGGGCCGAGCGGCTTATTCATGTTTAAAAGGTTGTTAGAGGCTAAATCGTCTGATTTATCTATCACTATCTTCGAGAAGAAAAATAACCTGGGTGCAGGGATGCCTTACAGTACAGATGGCGCTAATGATGAGCATGTTACCAACGTATCTGGCAACGAAATCCCTGATTTGGTTACCCCGCTTGCCGATTGGATTAAAACGATACCTAAAGATACCCTCGATAAATATCATATCGATGTAGACCGTTTTAACGAATATAAAGTATTACCGCGTTTGCTATTCGGGCAGTACCTTAAAGCACAGTTCGATCTGTTGCTGAAGCAGGCTAAAGAAGCAGGTGTTGATTTCGAAGTACACTATAACAGCCACGTAACTGATATAATTGATTACCCCGAACAGGAATTGGTTTTAGTAGAAATAAATCAAGAGCAGAAATTCGAATTCGATCATGTAATTATTTGTAGCGGTCACAGCTGGCCGGTTAAAAATGAAGGTAAGAGCCCCAATTATTTCGATTCGCCTTATCCGCCCGCAAAACTCAGGTTAAAACTCAATCATCCCGTGGCTATCACGGGTTCGTCGCTTACTGCCATTGATGCCATCAAAACGCTGGCCCGTTATAACGGTACCTTCGATAAGGATAAAGATGGTAAACTCTTTTATCGCCTTGCAGATGATAGCCCTGGTTTCAGATTGGTGATGCACAGCCGCGAAGGCATGCTGCCTGCGGTGAGGTTTCATTTGAAGGATTCGCACCTGTCAAACAAGCCATTGGCCGGCAAAGAAGAGATCAAAACTCACATTGCGGCCAATGATGGCTTTCTAGCGCTGGATTATATCTTCAAGAAAGATTTTATTGAGCCTATTCGCGTGGAAGATCCCGGTTTTTATGAGCGGGTTAAGAATATGCAACTTGAAGATTTTGTGGCCTTTATCATGAATTTCAGGGAAGATAAAGATCCCTTTCAATTGCTGAAAGCCGAGTATGCCGAAGCGGAAAAATCGATTAAAAAAAGAGAATCCATTTACTGGAAAGAGATGCTGGGCACGCTCAGCTTCGCATTGAATTATCCGGCCAAACATTTATCGGCAGAAGATATGCAAAGGCTGCAAAAAACGCTGATGCCATTGATCTCTATTGTTATAGCCTATACACCACAAAGTTCGGCCGAAGAATTGATTGCCCTGCATAATGCCGGTGTGCTGAGCCTGGTTGAGGTTGGATACGATAACAGGGTAGAGGCAGAACCCCACGGCGGCGCTACTTATTACTACACAGATCCGCAAGGGAAACAGCAGTCGGTATACTTTAACACTTATGTAAATTGCATAGGCCAGCCGCATTTAACGTATGATGAGTTTCCGTTTAAAAGCCTGCGCGATAAGCATACCATTACCCCTGCGCGGCTCAAATTCAGATCGGCAGAAGCCGGTCGCAAGGCTTTGATTGATGGAAAAGATGTTACGCAAGACCAACGTGGCGATTATTACTTGAAAGTACCCGGCGTTGCCATTAATGATAGTTTCGAGGTGGTGGATGCCTACGGGGCATTAAACGAACGGATTTATATTATGGCGGTTTCTTACATAGGCGGATATAACCCCGATTACTCGGGGCTTGATTTTTGTCAGCAAGCTTCGTCCATTATTATTAAGAGTTTATTGCCGGATTTATAA
- a CDS encoding outer membrane beta-barrel protein yields MLRNTPSKIPYRLKINKAIYICLFALLTGNHLLAQTEKFTSRLYFPGGIGYNAVNNDAAGIAFKNGFSLNTGAEYRPKYINALFYRFNYDVLNSSYTHNSFINTNVSNGKFTSNCFVLGAGYRMSYKGMGLYALAQPGLINHGYDKVTYLDNNEITVSSATQHNAIIKLAAGIEYYIVPHFALVLEPSYYQNLSNKNNLTPSFFNINIGFTTTLF; encoded by the coding sequence ATGCTTAGAAATACCCCTTCGAAAATACCCTACAGATTAAAGATCAATAAGGCGATATACATTTGTCTCTTTGCATTACTAACAGGCAATCATCTTTTAGCACAAACAGAAAAGTTTACGTCAAGGCTTTATTTTCCAGGTGGCATTGGCTACAACGCAGTAAATAACGATGCCGCCGGTATTGCTTTTAAAAACGGCTTCTCGCTTAATACCGGGGCTGAGTATCGCCCCAAATACATCAACGCCTTATTTTACCGTTTTAACTATGATGTTTTAAACAGTAGCTATACGCATAACAGTTTTATAAACACCAACGTAAGCAATGGTAAGTTTACGAGTAACTGCTTTGTATTGGGTGCCGGTTACCGCATGAGCTACAAAGGCATGGGCCTTTATGCGCTTGCCCAACCTGGCTTAATTAATCATGGCTATGATAAGGTTACCTACCTGGATAATAACGAAATTACGGTGAGTAGCGCCACGCAGCACAATGCCATTATCAAGTTAGCGGCGGGGATTGAATATTATATCGTTCCGCATTTTGCCCTGGTCTTGGAGCCTTCTTACTATCAAAACCTATCGAACAAAAACAACCTTACGCCAAGTTTCTTCAACATCAACATTGGTTTTACCACAACGCTGTTTTAG